A part of Entelurus aequoreus isolate RoL-2023_Sb linkage group LG10, RoL_Eaeq_v1.1, whole genome shotgun sequence genomic DNA contains:
- the LOC133659335 gene encoding uncharacterized protein LOC133659335 has translation MASCASCTILTERLALLEGRVRQLEQSNVVTLDVADTSASVSCSELTSPACSSPKRPTSYGVPVETHNRFSSLASPTPQSTGHHTLVIGDSITRNIKLSKPATIKCIPGARAPDIEANLRELTRNRPSKHVRQANRTTNYANIVVHVGSNDTRMRQSEITKRNIARTCDLARKMSRHRVIVSGPLPARGNDERYSRLVSLNKWLACYCRQQGLTFIDNWPSFWGKPGLLMRDGLHPNQEGAIILSRNIDYYLSLT, from the coding sequence atggcttcctgcgcgtcttgcaccatactcacggagaggttggctctgctagagggccgtgtccgccagttagagcagagtaatgtcgtaactttagatgttgcggacacatctgctagcgttagctgtagcgagctaactagcccagcttgtagcagtcctaagcggcctacaagctacggtgtaccggttgagacgcataatagatttagctctttagctagtcctacaccccagtctaccgggcaccacaccttagttataggggactccatcacccgaaacataaagcttagcaaaccagccacaataaagtgtatccccggggccagagcacctgacattgaagctaatcttagggagctaactcgcaacaggcctagtaaacacgtacgacaggctaatcgcaccactaattatgcgaatatagttgtacacgttggctccaatgacactagaatgagacagtcagagattacaaagagaaacatagccaggacttgtgatctcgccagaaagatgtccaggcatcgagtaattgtctctggccccctgcctgcgagaggcaatgatgagagatatagcagattagtctcgcttaacaagtggttggcttgctactgtaggcagcagggactaacgtttattgataactggccctctttctggggcaaaccaggcttgctgatgagagacggccttcaccctaaccaggaaggcgccatcatcctgtctagaaacatagactactatttaagtctcacttga